Genomic segment of Eupeodes corollae chromosome 2, idEupCoro1.1, whole genome shotgun sequence:
ttgcctaagtctggctccaatgacgaagccgcatccaaataagcgctgttggttttcgtggtagaaGTCACCATAGTTAATatcacagtttttcatcctctctttgctcggcccatcccatcgtatttcctcgatggcggtgatgtctgctagTCTAGGGCGTGAGCTAGTTCTTCGGCCGCATGTGGTCTgctaagggacctaacattccacgtgcatatccgaagttcgttgtcctttattcgttggcgttggttgtcaacagtaaatccatccGTTTCCGAGGCTtgtggtgcttcgcaactatgaaagcttttatgtggccaggaagtcaccccgacggcacaacccccaacatggagagccagatcctaagtataactctaagaatggggagctggataaaaccgctccttataggcctgggctccgaataagttgaagaagccctataaggtgttcactaagtagttcaaccttactggaactgtagacgccactgttgaattcctccgctgccgtctggataaggtgaggtgccttagtggaaacacctctatCCACACTTCaaagaataaattgttcgcgcgcaatttaatctcaaaattataccaatcttgttttgttttttatttgaaagatcatggctgaggaaaatatggagaaaagggtaattatttGTCGCTCTCTGCgtatagaaataaagctcatgtgaaagaaaagtcaaaatatgtgaaaaactcatgtgcaagatgctttatgAAATAGATTAACCAAGACCCATATAGTATTCAAAAACAACTGATCTACGATCCTTACACATGCGATTTAGGTCTACTATCTGAGAAATAATAAAGTAAGCAACAATCatcatgaatttgtttttaaacaataatttttttgggtTAAAGATTTTAGTTCCGTATAATGAAACTTAACGAagaattcaacttaaaatatatgtccactgataaattaaaaatgaaatttaaaaggtTATCAACCCATCTCAAACTCTAAAATTCCTGTAGAATCAAAACTGAGCACTTACTtataaaaatcacattttaacaattttgttttttttttcagattcacGCATGCAATTTTAAGATTGCTCAGCAAAACACCCACAAGTTTTGAaggcaacaaaaatgttaaacgaataatatttaaaatataaaaattcgaCACTGCCACTTTGGAATTCGAATTAACTTTTGCATTTGAGGTACACTTAAATATCCCTCCAATCTCCACGAATataccttaaaataaatttaggagattcaaataaataaaatcattcattCCGAATCTAAAAGAGGATCATTTAATGGAATCATGAATACAAAtatgattaaatttatttacctaGTGCTGGCACTAGGTCTATGCACTGCGATTTGTAGTGTCAATGCTGAAGTATTAGATTCTGAAGAAACTGAATTAGAAGGTCCCCATGTTTGCAAGAAAACTGAAAAGTAAGTACAAAAATTGATTCCAAAGAATTTAACTGAtaacaaatttctttcttttagttACAATGTTGAAGTTACAACAACAGAAATGCAATCGTTCCAAGAACGCGTATCGATTTGGTGTTGGAATGTACCACCACGTTGTTCGACATACcgattaaaaactaaaaaagtcaacaaaactcAAAACCTATCCAAATCTCGAATTGTTAAGGATTGTTGTGGTTagaatttaaatactttataacttttttttataaaaaccgaaTTAAACTGAattcttgatttatttttccttaGATGGCTACACCTTGAACCCAGAAGGTAACAGTTGCATACCAgtatgcaaaacaaaatgtcaacatGGTTCATGTGTTGCCCCCGACAAGTGCAAATGTGAACATGGTTTTGGTGGACCCTCATGTGATATAAGTAAGTacctatacaaattatttatcaaaatggTTTTCTCCAACCCAATGTTCGTGTTattgtacacaaaaaaaaagaatgggttttccctaaagaaaaaaatagtttccaaTGTTActaatatttaatttgtgtatttgcttttaattgtttttttaaagagttcTTTTTGTTGCTTCGtagttttttaaggttttgttaaatgcttttttgttaaatttaaatgtttcacACTGCTTTTTTAGATGTTCTTCTGCACATTCATCATTTAAAAGTTAGAAATGTACACGACACTCATTTGAATTTTCCTCAAGTACGATTATTAGAAATGTCTGCAGTGCTTTTTCGTAGAGGCTTTATTTATTGCTTAGTTATAAATTACTTCTTATTCTGAGTCAATTATATATCAAAGTAGAATCTTATTTGTTTCCGGAAATCCAAAACCTAATTTTTAAGAATgctttttaaagtcttttaaatttaagtttcaaaaacaaaattggattcATACATTAAGTTTGCTCTGTTTAACagtttaacaaatataaaacctGCATTCCATAACATACGATCttaatgaaattctttaaaacGCCTAATATGGACCAAAACCGGTCTTTTCAAAGATtcgatattattttgttgaactaaatagaattcaaaaacatttttgaacatttaacatttcaagctttcaataataaaaaccagaaaaatattctttaagaagaagaaaagtcatttggccttaaaaaaaaagaagtcataGCTAATAAATGATGGAGGAAAGTTTGAAGAACACAGTTTGgagaaaaactcgtttaaagttttaagtccTCGGCGATACCTAGTCCATAGAGCATTCCTTTctcttcttcttgaaactctttcaaaacaGATTTTTCAGCTCTTGAATCAATTCTGGCTTGTTAAAAGGCATCACTTACGCGCCGCTCAAAACGTGAGATTCGCTAATCATCACGTTTCTAAACATAAGTATGGTCTTCGCGGCATATAGGGCATCAGATAACTGACATTACCTTtaaattaccttcaaaaccttcattaaagatGTCCTGAATAATTCctttatcttttttaacttgACAATTATCATCATAATAACTTGTCCATAAGACGGGATTGCGGCTCTAAGCTTACGTTGCTGATAaacttgttaaattttattcgaTGAGGTGGAAAGACATGACGACAACTCTCTTTCCAAAAAcgctaaataaaattaagacacATAATATTTAAGAATCACCAAGAAGTAAATCTTAAATGGAATTTAATGAATGGGCTTGAGCATGCTTCTCCGATTCAATAGGGCCCAAAAGTTACTCTCTTATGCtgtttttcgtttttagtttcttgcattttttcacagctttttttaattattcaaatctgttttctttttgtcattttaagtaaattttcaaaacttccacataattattattgtatcttatttattattaaaacttatcAAGTACCTAATAATAAtagttctttaattttctttataagtATTTCGTCCAAAATCCTTTAAGAGACTTTcaggtaaaaaaaactcattgtCATTAGAAAGCTAGGTATACATCTAAAATATTTACACCCCCTTAGAATAATGGACTTTACACTAATTATCCATCCCCCAACTAACACTTCACAATGTGTGTCTTTTGACGTCTTCACTAACCCCtgttaccaaaacaaaaaaagtggaaaatagTTCATATGTAATAACACCGGGTCTTTGGGTATTTATAAATAGTTTGGTCATCTAACaaacattatgttttttttttgttttccaaattgattttgacCTTTGAACTAAAACTCAACTCCTACCCCTTTTCCAAATCGAATTTCTAGACTGTCCTCCTGGACGTTGGGGTCAAAACTGCGAAAATGAATGTCAGTGCATGAATAAAGGCACATGTGAAGCCTACACCGGTGCATGTGAGTGTGCCAAGGGTTATGTGGGTACAAAGTGTGAAGAATTCTGTCCGGCTGATCGATATGGTGCTAATTGTTTGGAAGAGTGTCGCTGTGAAAATGGTGGCAGCTGTCACCATGTATCTGGTGAATGCACATGTGCACCCGGCTACACTGGACCCTTGTAAGTTTATTcagaattttgtttcttttctattttgtttgtcCTTCCTGGAAACTACACGTTCACATTCTTTTACAAAGATGCCAAGATCAATGTCCGGATGGTAAACATGGTGATCAATGTAAACAAGACTGTCGCTGTCAGAATGATGGCAGATGTGATCCACACAGTGGGGAGTGCCAATGTACGCCGGGTTGGATTGGTTTAGTGTGTGCCAATCGATGCCCCAAAGGAACGTACGGTCAAAACTGTGAACTGAATTGTGAGTGCTTTGGTGATGCATCGTGTCATCATATCACCGGCAAGTGTGAATGTCCACCTGGTTTTATGGGTGAAAAGTGTTTCGACCAATGTCCAAGCAATAAATTTGGTCTTAATTGCACTGAAGATTGCACATGTATGAACGATGCCATTTGCAACCCAGCAAATGGGACATGCAACTGCCAGCCAGGATGGACTGGCTTAGATTGCAGCAACCGAACTTGTCCCGATGACAAATATGGCCTTGATTGCAATGCCACATGCGATTGTGAAATGGAACACACCGAAATGTGCCATCCATGGACTGGAAAATGTGATTGTGCCGTCGGATGGAGTAGCTATGAGTGCAACCGTCCATGTACTTATCTTAAGTATGGCAAAAATTGTGAGTTAGCATGCGAGTGCAAGAACAACGCCAAGTGCTCACCAATAAATGGAACCTGTTTGTGTGCCCCCGGCTACAGAGGGCCTAAATGTGGAGAGACTTGTGAAGAGGGCAAATACGGACAGGACTGCTCTCAGACCTGTGATTGCCAGAACGGAGCCAAATGCTCCCCCGAAACTGGACAATGCTTCTGCACTCCTGGCTGGAAGAACATCAAATGTGATCGACCCTGCGAAGAGAATCACTATGGAAAAGATTGCCGTGGAGTGTGTGACTGCAAAAATAACGCATCTTGTAATCCAGAaaatggtatttattttttttaaaaaaaaagtttagaccaacaaaataaaacatattttgattaattcataaaaataaaaaggagcgTGTACTTGTGCGGCGGGTTTCACTGGGAAAAAATGCGAACACAAATGTGATTTCGGAACCTTTGGACATGGCTGTGAACAGAAGTGTGATTGtgattttaataatacaatTGCATGCGATGCTGTAGATGGGCGATGTATTTGCAAATCAGAATGGGGAGGTACGTGCCTTGCATACgagaaaaaaaagacttaactCATTCGATCATAAACTACAATCATTTATTACACATTATAACAATACATACATAGTAGCATTGTCATTTACattcattgaaatcattttttcttaagctCATTTACATAAttagaaaaaacttttataacgCTTTGATTAAGTCACTATTGGTGATtggattatttttcttttcttctgaGAGTTGACGAACGCACAAATTCTGCCGCATTTGATGCAATAATAACCATTTAATGGGTGCATAAGTTCTATAAGCAAGAGCTTACTTCAATTGTTTAAGCTatttgattataatttatttgattttaggGATTATTTCTAGTAATGTAATGAACAGAAAGTAATCAAAATGAATAACCGAAGGATTGGGCAGATTGGTAGGtttagacgacataagggacttaaaagtaaggcaagGTAGcttccaaaaaattaccttccaattaaggcaactttattggaaagttgactagaaagttatttaagagaaaaaactacctaactatcaagtcaagtctatttatgtcaaaatgacagttggtCATGTTCTTTCCTTCAACTGAATGCTGAATTTTATTACTCTTtgattggctgcgttcaatctcgtgttggatagcgtacctatcttggataggtggatttttagataccttgggAAGGTTCAGACGATATAAAGGACTTGAAAGCAAGGCttgtttctagtatctgattggccaactTGGAATGGAAAGTCGActagaaagttagtcaagaaaaatctccctaactattaagtaaagtctacttctatcaaaatgacagctttattactttatgatttatttattttctgcaaaacttcatttaatgctttctgttaAAGGGTTCctcgtcaatttaaaaatgaaattagtaATGTTTCTTGacaatacaaaagacaaatcgtaatggacttgtagcttgtctgaggagtgttttatagacattattttgtttggtagttcttgtactatgaacttaaaggaGAGGTTTGTTaagtaaagttctaaatttgaaattcatgacacttggacaaagaaaaaagttgactgcaaatgattcccttatgttgtctgaacctgccccttgttgaacgagttggatagctgtcaaaaaacatttaatggataattcaactgattcataggattggtcatctacaaaataagtcaaatttgaagtttaaaaaaatagatcatcaTAGATAAAATTCGTAGGCAAATAGTTTTTTCATTCTCTATTATGCACAGAATATCctcaaatactttttgttttccaacaaaaaaagctgaaatcaatttttaagtttcttgaagCTCAACCATGTGtttaatcagctgttctgtcagaaaCCTACATACCCCataaattcttggatacctttggatttcttttttgacatctcagctgtttttgatcagctgttattttacacgtaaaaccttaacaaaaaggtatccggataccctatctgtttatttattttctacacaGCGCCATTTAATGTTTGTGTAAAAGAGTTACATGCCAAATCGGAAAGCAATTACTAATATTTTTTACGCTTTAGACCCAACTTTTATAGAAACAAGCTCACTTATGCACTCATAAGTGAACCAAAGAAAACACACAACCTATTTAAAGAAAGATAATACTTTTCGTTAAGTTTCGATAAAATTTTAGATAAACGGTTAAAGTCGTTAGTCGCTTAATTGCATTTGacagctaaaaaaaatgtattatacgTGTTTTGCGTGTACAAGAACAGCTGATATTATAGAAGTGggttatcaaaaaagaaatccaagaaTGTcttatacagggtccggcaaaaacacctcccgtatttttagacgtttatatttaaagctatttatagattaAATTGTATCCCGGGTAAAGATAGATAGAAatctacgtgccgtttttagtaatcataatggcgtggctcttatgtgacagtttggtgtgctgttgctaaatttggtgtgttaggtccgtattttttcgaagaaaatgggcaaaaagttacagttaatgctgatcgctactgtcacatgattgagaccttcctccaaccaaactaaaatcagtttactaggaaccaaaaaaaagtctggttccaatttaaaaaattcaataaattttgtctgtaaaattgtttatttatttgtcattgcct
This window contains:
- the LOC129944197 gene encoding protein draper isoform X1, with translation MNTNMIKFIYLVLALGLCTAICSVNAEVLDSEETELEGPHVCKKTENYNVEVTTTEMQSFQERVSIWCWNVPPRCSTYRLKTKKVNKTQNLSKSRIVKDCCDGYTLNPEGNSCIPVCKTKCQHGSCVAPDKCKCEHGFGGPSCDINCPPGRWGQNCENECQCMNKGTCEAYTGACECAKGYVGTKCEEFCPADRYGANCLEECRCENGGSCHHVSGECTCAPGYTGPLCQDQCPDGKHGDQCKQDCRCQNDGRCDPHSGECQCTPGWIGLVCANRCPKGTYGQNCELNCECFGDASCHHITGKCECPPGFMGEKCFDQCPSNKFGLNCTEDCTCMNDAICNPANGTCNCQPGWTGLDCSNRTCPDDKYGLDCNATCDCEMEHTEMCHPWTGKCDCAVGWSSYECNRPCTYLKYGKNCELACECKNNAKCSPINGTCLCAPGYRGPKCGETCEEGKYGQDCSQTCDCQNGAKCSPETGQCFCTPGWKNIKCDRPCEENHYGKDCRGVCDCKNNASCNPENGACTCAAGFTGKKCEHKCDFGTFGHGCEQKCDCDFNNTIACDAVDGRCICKSEWGGVHCETQCPPGYYGENCEQACRCMNNSSCDAETGKCICSKGWTGDDCSKPCQKGFYGAGCKEKCPDIIHGNKSCDHITGEYVCRPGYVGMTCEHPCPLGLYGPGCSLKCNCKYGSECNHINGHCQCLPGWTGANCNESCPEGFYGLNCAHRCQCAFAEKCRKNDGYCICLPGYTGTRCDEVCPEGFYGEHCKHVCDCPSQNFQCHITQGCVCRRGYKGENCDIPAAEQRVQEVVIESSRAGLAWGLVLAILFVGIVVAIVFYYRRRVSNLKTEIAHVQYITDPHGTYPDRHNFDNPVYGFQGPDTRLLNNLRPKMNNLDRSNSEYGDDSNASSRAATYSVNYNSDMLQKNLNADLTNPNVYNSIEDPLKEEHVYDEIKQKEGYKDPVKEYRKKLFPDGIDIFPPPGEYDHLDYSRPSTSFKPHYHRMNDNTILNINSDEEKPSNLKAISVLLDKPTDTDSEGAGCDESICDNMDVSTASASSSSISPKK
- the LOC129944197 gene encoding protein draper isoform X2; the protein is MNTNMIKFIYLVLALGLCTAICSVNAEVLDSEETELEGPHVCKKTENYNVEVTTTEMQSFQERVSIWCWNVPPRCSTYRLKTKKVNKTQNLSKSRIVKDCCDGYTLNPEGNSCIPVCKTKCQHGSCVAPDKCKCEHGFGGPSCDINCPPGRWGQNCENECQCMNKGTCEAYTGACECAKGYVGTKCEEFCPADRYGANCLEECRCENGGSCHHVSGECTCAPGYTGPLCQDQCPDGKHGDQCKQDCRCQNDGRCDPHSGECQCTPGWIGLVCANRCPKGTYGQNCELNCECFGDASCHHITGKCECPPGFMGEKCFDQCPSNKFGLNCTEDCTCMNDAICNPANGTCNCQPGWTGLDCSNRTCPDDKYGLDCNATCDCEMEHTEMCHPWTGKCDCAVGWSSYECNRPCTYLKYGKNCELACECKNNAKCSPINGTCLCAPGYRGPKCGETCEEGKYGQDCSQTCDCQNGAKCSPETGQCFCTPGWKNIKCDRPCEENHYGKDCRGVCDCKNNASCNPENGACTCAAGFTGKKCEHKCDFGTFGHGCEQKCDCDFNNTIACDAVDGRCICKSEWGGVHCETQCPPGYYGENCEQACRCMNNSSCDAETGKCICSKGWTGDDCSKPCQKGFYGAGCKEKCPDIIHGNKSCDHITGEYVCRPGYVGMTCEHPCPLGLYGPGCSLKCNCKYGSECNHINGHCQCLPGWTGANCNESCPEGFYGLNCAHRCQCAFAEKCRKNDGYCICLPGYTGTRCDEVCPEGFYGEHCKHVCDCPSQNFQCHITQGCVCRRGYKGENCDIPAAEQRVQEVVIESSRAGLAWGLVLAILFVGIVVAIVFYYRRRVSNLKTEIAHVQYITDPHGTYPDRHNFDNPVYGFQGPDTRLLNNLRPKMNNLDRSNSEYGDDSNASSRAATYSVNYNSDMLQKNLNADLTNPNVYNSIEDPLKEEHVYDEIKQKEGYKDPVKEYRKKLFPDGEYDHLDYSRPSTSFKPHYHRMNDNTILNINSDEEKPSNLKAISVLLDKPTDTDSEGAGCDESICDNMDVSTASASSSSISPKK
- the LOC129944197 gene encoding protein draper isoform X3, with the translated sequence MNTNMIKFIYLVLALGLCTAICSVNAEVLDSEETELEGPHVCKKTENYNVEVTTTEMQSFQERVSIWCWNVPPRCSTYRLKTKKVNKTQNLSKSRIVKDCCDGYTLNPEGNSCIPVCKTKCQHGSCVAPDKCKCEHGFGGPSCDINCPPGRWGQNCENECQCMNKGTCEAYTGACECAKGYVGTKCEEFCPADRYGANCLEECRCENGGSCHHVSGECTCAPGYTGPLCQDQCPDGKHGDQCKQDCRCQNDGRCDPHSGECQCTPGWIGLVCANRCPKGTYGQNCELNCECFGDASCHHITGKCECPPGFMGEKCFDQCPSNKFGLNCTEDCTCMNDAICNPANGTCNCQPGWTGLDCSNRTCPDDKYGLDCNATCDCEMEHTEMCHPWTGKCDCAVGWSSYECNRPCTYLKYGKNCELACECKNNAKCSPINGTCLCAPGYRGPKCGETCEEGKYGQDCSQTCDCQNGAKCSPETGQCFCTPGWKNIKCDRPCEENHYGKDCRGVCDCKNNASCNPENGACTCAAGFTGKKCEHKCDFGTFGHGCEQKCDCDFNNTIACDAVDGRCICKSEWGGVHCETQCPPGYYGENCEQACRCMNNSSCDAETGKCICSKGWTGDDCSKPCQKGFYGAGCKEKCPDIIHGNKSCDHITGEYVCRPGYVGMTCEHPCPLGLYGPGCSLKCNCKYGSECNHINGHCQCLPGWTGANCNESCPEGFYGLNCAHRCQCAFAEKCRKNDGYCICLPGYTGTRCDEVCPEGFYGEHCKHVCDCPSQNFQCHITQGCVCRRGYKGENCDIPAAEQRVQEVVIESSRAGLAWGLVLAILFVGIVVAIVFYYRRRVSNLKTEIAHVQYITDPHGTYPDRHNFDNPVYGFQGPDTRLLNNLRPKMNNLDRSNSEYGDDSNASSRAATYSVNYNSDMLQKNLNADLTNPNVYNSIEDPLKEEHVYDEIKQKEGYKDPGEYDHLDYSRPSTSFKPHYHRMNDNTILNINSDEEKPSNLKAISVLLDKPTDTDSEGAGCDESICDNMDVSTASASSSSISPKK